CAACACCCTGATGATCTTCCGCAATCCGTCCCCCCATCGCACTGTACGATGGTGCTGGAATATTAACCAGCTTCCCATCAGCTACGCATCTCTGCCTCGCCTTAGGGGCCGACTCACCCTGCGCCGATGAACGTTGCGCAGGAAACCTTGGACTTACGGCGAGGGGGCTTTTCACCCCCTTTATCGCTACTCATGTCAGCATTCGCACTTCTGATACCTCCAGCAACCCTTACGAGTCACCTTCACAGGCTTACAGAACGCTCTCCTACCGCGTACACCCTAAGGTGCACACCCGCAGCTTCGGTTTATCGCTTAGCCCCGTTACATCTTCCGCGCAGGACGACTCGATCAGTGAGCTATTACGCTTTCTTTAAAGGATGGCTGCTTCTAAGCCAACCTCCTGACTGTCTAAGCCTTCCCACTTCGTTTCCCACTTAGCGATAATTCGGGACCTTAGCTGGCGGTCTGGGTTGTTTCCCTCTTGAGTCCGGACGTTAGCACCCGGTGCTCTGTCTCCCAAGCTGGACTTGCGGGTATTCGGAGTTTGCCATGGTTTGGTAAGTCGCCATGACCCCCTAGCCATAACAGTGCTCTACCCCCCGCAGTCATACTTGAGGCACTACCTAAATAGTTTTCGGAGAGAACCAGCTATTTCCAGATTTGTTTAGCCTTTCACCCCTATCCACAGCTCATCCCCTAGTTTTTCAACACTAGTGGGTTCGGTCCTCCAGCACGTGTTACCGTGCCTTCAACCTGGCCATGGATAGATCATCTGGTTTCGGGTCTACACCCAGCGACTGAATCGCCCTATTCGGACTCGCTTTCGCTACGCCTTCCCTATCCGGTTAAGCTTGCCACTGAATGTAAGTCGCTGACCCATTATACAAAAGGTACGCCGTCACCCCACAAGGAGGCTCCGACTGTTTGTATGCATACGGTTTCAGGATCTATTTCACTCCCCTTCCGGGGTTCTTTTCGCCTTTCCCTCACGGTACTGGTTCACTATCGGTCGATCACGAGTATTTAGCCTTGGAGGATGGTCCCCCCATCTTCAAACAGGATTTCACGTGTCCCGCCCTACTTCTCTTACGCCTAGTTCCACGCATTGCATTTCGCCTACAGGGCTATCACCTGCTACGGCCGGGCTTTCCATCCCGTTCGACTATACAACGCGCTAAATCGTAAAGGCTCTTCCGATTTCGCTCGCCACTACTTTCGGAATCTCGGTTGATTTCTGTTCCTCGAGTTACTGAGATGTTTCAGTTCACCCGGTTCGCCTCCTGGAGCCTATGTATTCAGCCCAGGATACCGTCTTGCGACGGTGGGTTTCCCCATTCGGATATCTGCGGATCAATGCTTGTTTGCCAGCTCCCCGCAGCTTTTCGCAGGCTACAACGTCCTTCATCGCCTGTGATCGCCAAGGCATCCACCATATGCACTTAGTCGCTTGATCCTATAACGCTAATGGCTATAGAACACTTCCCAAGCAACCGTCTTGCTCTGACATGATACTTTGCGTTTGTGCCGTTCAAATTCACTTGAGTTTGAACTACTAATGCAATCACAACCCGTATTCAACGACGCGCTCATTTCCCATCGATATCGCTATCAAAGGGGATGAACACACCGCCAATACTTCTCGTTGTGCTTCTTCCAGATTGTTAAAGAACGAGTAAAACTGTCGAGTTAAAAACCCAACGATCAAGATTCGATCTGCTCTTTCCTGAACAGATCAAACACTGATCGTTGAACTCTTTTTTCTCGCGGACCCTTCGACGCTGCACCCGCCTGATTAAAAGGCAATTGGTGGAGGTGAACGGGATCGAACCGATGACATCCTGCTTGCAAAGCAGGCGCTCTCCCAGCTGAGCTACACCCCCAGATAAAACCTTGGTGGGTCTGGTTGGATTCGAACCAACGACCCCCGCCTTATCAAGACGGTGCTCTAACCGACTGAGCTACAGACCCAATTCGCATCGGATCCGCTTTCGATCCAGTCTTACATCAACAACCGATAAGTGTGGCCGCTTAACAAACGCAAACGCTTGCTCTGAAAGGAGGTGATCCAGCCGCACCTTCCGATACGGCTACCTTGTTACGACTTCACCCCAGTCATGAATCCTACCGTGGTAATCGCCCTCCTTGCGGTTAGGCTAACTACTTCTGGTAAAACCCACTCCCATGGTGTGACGGGCGGTGTGTACAAGACCCGGGAACGTATTCACCGCGACATGCTGATCCGCGATTACTAGCGATTCCGACTTCACGCAGTCGAGTTGCAGACTGCGATCCGGACTACGATCGGGTTTCTGGGATTGGCTCCCCCTCGCGGGTTGGCGACCCTCTGTCCCGACCATTGTATGACGTGTGAAGCCCTACCCATAAGGGCCATGAGGACTTGACGTCATCCCCACCTTCCTCCGGTTTGTCACCGGCAGTCTCATTAGAGTGCCCTTTCGTAGCAACTAATGACAAGGGTTGCGCTCGTTGCGGGACTTAACCCAACATCTCACGACACGAGCTGACGACAGCCATGCAGCACCTGTGTTCCGGTTCTCTTGCGAGCACTCCCAAATCTCTTCGGGATTCCAGACATGTCAAGGGTAGGTAAGGTTTTTCGCGTTGCATCGAATTAATCCACATCATCCACCGCTTGTGCGGGTCCCCGTCAATTCCTTTGAGTTTTAATCTTGCGACCGTACTCCCCAGGCGGTCAACTTCACGCGTTAGCTGCGCTACCAAGGCCCGAAGGCCCCAACAGCTAGTTGACATCGTTTAGGGCGTGGACTACCAGGGTATCTAATCCTGTTTGCTCCCCACGCTTTCGTGCATGAGCGTCAGTGTTATCCCAGGGGGCTGCCTTCGCCATCGGTGTTCCTCCACATATCTACGCATTTCACTGCTACACGTGGAATTCCACCCCCCTCTGACACACTCTAGCCCGGTAGTTAAAAATGCAGTTCCAAGGTTAAGCCCTGGGATTTCACATCTTTCTTTCCGAACCGCCTGCGCACGCTTTACGCCCAGTAATTCCGATTAACGCTTGCACCCTACGTATTACCGCGGCTGCTGGCACGTAGTTAGCCGGTGCTTATTCTGCAGGTACCGTCAGTTACGCCAGGTATTAGCCGGCGCCGTTTCTTTCCTGCCAAAAGTGCTTTACAACCCGAAGGCCTTCATCGCACACGCGGGATGGCTGGATCAGGGTTGCCCCCATTGTCCAAAATTCCCCACTGCTGCCTCCCGTAGGAGTCTGGGCCGTGTCTCAGTCCCAGTGTGGCTGGTCGTCCTCTCAAACCAGCTACGGATCGTCGCCTTGGTGAGCCGTTACCCCACCAACTAGCTAATCCGATATCGGCCGCTCCAATAGTGCGAGGTCTTACGATCCCCCGCTTTCCCCCTCAGGGCGTATGCGGTATTAGCTACGCTTTCGCGTAGTTATCCCCCGCTACTGGGCACGTTCCGATACATTACTCACCCGTTCGCCACTCGCCACCAGACCGAAGTCCGTGCTGCCGTTCGACTTGCATGTGTAAGGCATCCCGCCAGCGTTCAATCTGAGCCAGGATCAAACTCTTCAGTTCAATCTCTGTTTCGTACAACCCAAGGTCCATCGACCCGGACTGTCTTTCGCTTAGCGCTCTCAAAGGAAGTGATAGAACCCAGACGATCTTGCGACCATCTGATTCCTGACACTTACTTCTGTGAGCACTTGATTTCTTCGGCCCTGGCCCGCCCTACGCTCGAACTGTTACGTCCGCACGCCAGACCGGCTCAGGTGCGCCTACATCCATCAAGCGCCCACACTTATCGGTTGTTTAGTTTTTAAAGAGCAGTTCCGCTTTTTCGCTGGCACCGCCGCTTCGCTATTTGCTTTGCGTCGTTGCTGTGTCAGCAGCAGAGAAACGAGATTATGAAGCGTTTTTTTGGGGCTGTCAAATCAGCGTCGCTTTATTTTGCTTTGCCGCTTTGACTGCGGCGCCAGCACTACGCTTGCCCCGCCCCTCCCGATCCAACGGCCATGCCGCCAAACCAGGGGTACCGACTTCTTCTCGCCCTTCGCTTCAGCAGCGAAGGGGCGCGACTATAGCACAGGAATTCGCGATGCGTGTGGCCATGCGGATGAAAGCCGCACCGTTTCAGATCGATGTAGGCGGCCTGCCCCCACAATGTCGATCCGATATACCCGCTGCCATTGTGTTTTGACACCGGGATGACAGTCCCGCATGCCGGGAGCTCCATCCACGGCGCCAGACGTGCAGCCCTGGAGACCCGCATGAGCACCCCCCGTTTGCCCCGTGTTCCTTTGCTGGAACCCGCGCAGATGAGCCCCGAACAGAAGCGCATCCACGACGTGATCACTTCCGGGCCTCGCGGGCAGGTACGCGGCCCGCTCGCGGTGTGGCTACATCGGCCCGCCATGGCGGAACATGCGCAGGCGCTGGGCCAGTATTGCCGCTACGAGACCAGCCTGCCAACGCGGCTGTCGGAATGGGCGATCCTGATCATGGCGCGCCATTGGCGTTCCGAATATGAATGGTGGGCGCACAAGCCGCGCGCCATCAAGGCTGGCCTGGACGAAAGAATGGTGAACGCCCTGCGCGACGGCACGGCCATTCCCTATGCGCATGCGGATGAAGCGCTGGTCCACGAATTCCTGACGGTGCTGCACCAGACGCGCCGGACACCGCAGGAACTCTACGACCGGACAGTCCATGTGCTGGGTGAAGCCGGCGTGATCGACCTGGTGAGCATTGCGGGGTACTACACCCTGATCGCCATGACCCTGGGCGCCTTCGATATCCGGCCGCCGGAAGGCGAAAGCGTGGAACTGGGCGTATAGCTCGACGCCGCAAGCCGGCGGACGGGTGGCGAATCTCGGTTGAAGCGCGCCGATAATCGGCGGACTGAAGTAAACCGAAGTAAGTCCACTACGAGTAATTAACTACCAGTAATTAAATACCCGTAATTAACTACCAGTAATAAAGGCTCATGGCATAGGCGCGATGCTGCTCGAATTCGCGCAAGGCCTGGGCTTCGGCGAGTTCGTCCGGGGAAGCCCCCATATCAAGAAGCTCCGCTTCGGTCAGCTGATGCAGCTTGAGCGAGGTATCCGGGGTCGACCAGCTCTCCCAGAGCGCGACGAACGGGGCGGCGAAGAATGCGCGGAAACCGCGCCATACACCGGCGCGCTCGACGGGCGCGGACGAAATGGCGGCCACAGCGGTAGCGTTGTCGGACATGGGTTGCTCCTCATGAGAACAAGATAGGGGTTTGCACGAGCCGTTGCGTACGGCAACAGGCGCCTGGGAGTCACCGCCGCCGATGGGGCGGTTCCTCGAGGTCGCCGTATTCCAGGACGATGAGGACAGCCCGCCTTCTTTTTCAGATTTCTCCGACATGGTGTTGGGGCGAAATGACATGTGAGCGCTCCCTGATGAGGGTGGTTAGAATATTCAACCAATCAACCCACAGGAAGCCATCATTTCTGGCAAGCCTGGATAGTTATTCTTACCAGCCATGCGAGCGGTGAAACCTCGCCCCTGAGTCCCCACCATGAGCCGCCTTCCCCTCAACACCCTGCCCGTCTTTCGCGCGGTGGCGGAAAGCCAGAACCTGCGCGCCGCCGCGGAGGCCCTGCACTTGACGCACAGCGCCGTCAGCCAACAGATCCGCCTGCTGGAATCACGCTTGGGACATGCGCTATTCGATCGACGTGGCAGACGTGTGGTGCTGAACGCCGCCGGCGCGGCCCTGCTGCGCAGCGTGCAAGGCGCCCTGGCCGTGCTGGACGAAGGCGTGCAGGCGGCCGCGGCGGCGGCCGGCACGACGGAGCAGCGCCTGCGCATCAGCGTGTTGCCTTCGTTCGCGCAGCGCTGGCTGCTGCCGCGCATGGGACGCTGGCATCAGCGGCATCCCGGCTTGGCGCTGGAAATCGAGACCTCGCAGCGTGTCGTCGACCTGCAGCGCGACGGCTTCCATGCCGCGCTACGGCAGGGCCTGGGTAACTGGCCGGGCGTCGTCGCCGACCGCCTGTTCGATGGGTCGATGGCGATGATCGCGGTCGCCAGCCCGGCCATCGCCCGCCGCCTGGCCGGCGCCACGCCGGAGGACTACCTGCACGAACCGTTGCTGGGGGAAAGCGGCTTGTGGGAACACTGGCTCGCCGCGGCGGGCATACGCGGCAAGCGCGGCAAGGTCACCCCGGTCGCGGTCTTCAACGACGCGGCGCTGCTCCTGTCGGCGGCGGAGCAAGGACTGGGATTGGCCGTAGTGCGCGAGCTGCTGGCGGCAGATGCGCTCCGTGACGGACATCTGGTCAGGCTGTCATCCATCGCGATCGAATATGAAAGCGCGCGCGCCTATCACCTGGTGTATCCCCCCGCGCTGTCCGACTGGCCGCCACTGGCCGCGCTGCGCGACTGGATATATGACGAGCTGTCCGTATCGCTGGCGGCGCTGGAAGCATCACGCGCGGGAGAAAACGCGCATCAACTGGCGTCGAGCTCCGGATAGTGCCGGAAGATTCCGTCGCCATAAGGCAGACGGCGTTCGCTGGACAGGTAATCCTTGAGCTCCGGCAAGGCCGCCACACGTTCGTAAAGGCGCCTGACCTTGGGATACTGGCCCGCCAGCGCCGCCATGCGCTTGGGGAAGGCAAAGCGCAGCCCGTCCATCAGCTGGAACAGCGACAGGTCGGCATAAGTCCATTTTTCACCGCCGGCCAGCCACATGCCCTCATGCACCAGGACGCGCTCGAACCACGCCAGGAACTTGGGGATGCGTTCCTCGCGGAAATGCTTCGCGCGGCGCGCCGCCTCTTTCTTCTGGTCCTCGTAGTAGAGACTGTTCGCAATGGGGTGATGCACGTCGTGGGCTTCGGCGACCAGGTCGGCGATGGTCAGCTGTATCTGGTGCACCCAGAGCCGGCCGGCCAGGTCCTGCGGCGCCAGGCCATGTTTTTCGCCCAGGAACAGCAGGATGTTGGCGGTCTGCCCCACCGATATCCCTTCGCCCACCAGATAAGGCGGCGCGAACGGCGGATGATGATCGC
This genomic interval from Bordetella genomosp. 8 contains the following:
- a CDS encoding glutathione S-transferase — its product is MTPYDLWYWDGIPGRGEFVRLALEAGGIPYRDRAREPGGDEAIVRDMKARDHHPPFAPPYLVGEGISVGQTANILLFLGEKHGLAPQDLAGRLWVHQIQLTIADLVAEAHDVHHPIANSLYYEDQKKEAARRAKHFREERIPKFLAWFERVLVHEGMWLAGGEKWTYADLSLFQLMDGLRFAFPKRMAALAGQYPKVRRLYERVAALPELKDYLSSERRLPYGDGIFRHYPELDAS
- a CDS encoding LysR substrate-binding domain-containing protein, with translation MSRLPLNTLPVFRAVAESQNLRAAAEALHLTHSAVSQQIRLLESRLGHALFDRRGRRVVLNAAGAALLRSVQGALAVLDEGVQAAAAAAGTTEQRLRISVLPSFAQRWLLPRMGRWHQRHPGLALEIETSQRVVDLQRDGFHAALRQGLGNWPGVVADRLFDGSMAMIAVASPAIARRLAGATPEDYLHEPLLGESGLWEHWLAAAGIRGKRGKVTPVAVFNDAALLLSAAEQGLGLAVVRELLAADALRDGHLVRLSSIAIEYESARAYHLVYPPALSDWPPLAALRDWIYDELSVSLAALEASRAGENAHQLASSSG
- a CDS encoding carboxymuconolactone decarboxylase family protein, translating into MSTPRLPRVPLLEPAQMSPEQKRIHDVITSGPRGQVRGPLAVWLHRPAMAEHAQALGQYCRYETSLPTRLSEWAILIMARHWRSEYEWWAHKPRAIKAGLDERMVNALRDGTAIPYAHADEALVHEFLTVLHQTRRTPQELYDRTVHVLGEAGVIDLVSIAGYYTLIAMTLGAFDIRPPEGESVELGV